The Salminus brasiliensis chromosome 8, fSalBra1.hap2, whole genome shotgun sequence genome has a window encoding:
- the LOC140561266 gene encoding uncharacterized protein: MMYPGSLVSSKASSSTAPLSLLSPLDTEGTEKQMQSQKDLSLPLPCWATQALCDLAHSETELKRLQERQAVEAEVVGRGVERALLGVQREECRLLERVEQDYRDLQCRLEQVQRDNAAAIRVGQALVDQRLHQILRLREQINAGGCEVDQKRDLLLKAVAELLQPREIALALKRVSFKPSAQPKAVNFGVVKVQDHNVNFPVGGCGPQGQLCSLHAFGGQCENHAEPGKEGRSTPDGAGSGQGQVLSLSNSSRGQRIVRKIKLSARSDDDSGEEVKPLSPPMQRWPPKQVPSERDSSQDEECESPTCESKGDELFLAVPALLSNGESEGEDFAYRRNGSTRPLALHTERMQRGLSPSPEPGYPEHNFDYGDLKTGTGRSQQNSSRFRSGKLPSSRNASHSCQDLLSRDRSLSRLSTSSDDHAYTRAPSPAESVDSGYTFIVSSSRNYPCPKPRLSKSSADLSHLNRPLIDAREQWRAARNQQSSLSSSSSISSKHMASRAKSSPSTGNHSPRVHARCSWGVSRSLSMSVIDGSLEDRLNHHADGRLKPQDGVRLWGDRSEPVLPELDEDAEPLALEGVQLVRQFGKQGSGRADLTLPSGVHATPQGQLFLVDCGNARVQVTDQCGNVIQQVTSPSKDSGDSSKRCRNYFDVAVNAKGLIALSCAAERALLILSRHGRLLQTFGGGPYIAGVPRDELEAPRGVTVTQKDEFLVADIRKGTLTAMKLEPKTGSRLERTVVTGFHRPYLVTACLHSGLVAVSERGSDTGREPCVKVLGPGWNTLRILGICSGMGPVLTSPWGLCIDKDGAVLVADWAEQHRVVLYMPEGTGRVIVTEGLSSPRGLALLPNGLLVVSDSMHHCIKVYKYK, encoded by the coding sequence ATGATGTACCCTGGGTCTCTAGTTAGCAGCAAGGCTTCCTCTAGCACTGCTCCACTGTCCCTCCTGAGCCCGCTGGACACAGAAGGTACGGAGAAGCAAATGCAGTCTCAGAAGGACCTCTCCCTTCCATTGCCCTGCTGGGCCACACAGGCACTCTGTGACTTGGCGCACAGTGAGACAGAGCTCAAACGGCTACAGGAACGTCAAGCAGTTGAGGCCGAAGTGGTGGGCCGTGGTGTAGAGCGTGCTCTGCTGGGAGTACAAAGGGAGGAATGCCGCCTGCTGGAGAGAGTGGAACAAGATTACCGGGACCTGCAGTGCAGACTTGAGCAGGTGCAGAGGGACAATGCAGCAGCCATCCGAGTTGGACAAGCACTGGTGGATCAGAGGCTTCATCAAATCTTGCGGTTGCGAGAACAAATAAATGCAGGTGGATGTGAAGTGGACCAGAAGCGTGATTTGCTTCTTAAGGCTGTAGCTGAGCTGCTTCAGCCACGGGAAATCGCCCTCGCTCTCAAGCGGGTTTCTTTCAAGCCCAGTGCCCAACCCAAAGCTGTGAACTTTGGTGTGGTCAAAGTGCAGGATCACAATGTTAATTTTCCGGTTGGCGGATGTGGGCCGCAAGGACAGCTCTGTTCTCTCCATGCCTTTGGAGGGCAGTGTGAGAATCATGCAGAGCCAGGAAAAGAGGGAAGGAGCACCCCGGATGGAGCAGGATCAGGCCAAGGCCAGGTGCTTAGCTTGTCAAATAGTTCCAGAGGCCAGAGAATTGTCAGAAAGATCAAACTGTCTGCCCGAAGTGATGACGACTCTGGAGAAGAGGTGAAGCCGCTGTCACCACCAATGCAACGCTGGCCCCCAAAGCAAGTCCCAAGTGAGCGTGATTCATCGCAGGATGAGGAATGTGAATCACCCACATGTGAATCTAAAGGAGATGAGCTTTTCTTGGCTGTACCAGCATTGCTTAGCAACGGGGAGTCAGAAGGAGAAGATTTTGCGTATCGACGAAACGGATCAACTCGACCACTTGCTTTACATACAGAAAGGATGCAGCGGGGGCTATCCCCATCTCCAGAACCCGGCTATCCAGAACACAACTTTGACTACGGAGATCTGAAGACAGGCACAGGTAGATCCCAACAGAACTCCTCCAGATTTAGGTCTGGAAAACTGCCATCCTCCCGGAatgccagccacagttgtcaagaTCTTCTGTCGCGTGACCGTTCACTTTCTCGCCTGAGTACGTCTTCAGACGACCACGCATACACTCGTGCTCCATCGCCTGCTGAAAGTGTAGATTCTGGATACACTTTCATAGTCAGCTCTTCTAGAAACTACCCCTGCCCAAAACCTCGCCTCTCCAAATCCAGTGCTGACCTTTCACATCTCAATCGACCCCTTATCGATGCGCGAGAGCAGTGGAGAGCTGCAAGAAATCAACAATCCTCGCTTTCCTCAAGTTCTTCCATTTCAAGTAAGCACATGGCATCACGGGCTAAATCCTCTCCTAGTACTGGAAATCATTCTCCAAGAGTACATGCGAGATGTTCTTGGGGGGTATCTCGCTCACTGTCCATGTCCGTCATAGACGGATCCCTTGAAGATAGGCTAAATCACCACGCAGATGGTAGGCTGAAGCCCCAGGATGGAGTCCGACTTTGGGGAGACAGAAGTGAGCCAGTTCTACCGGAGCTGGATGAGGATGCAGAGCCATTGGCTCTAGAGGGAGTGCAGCTTGTCCGGCAATTTGGCAAGCAGGGTTCGGGACGTGCAGACCTTACCTTGCCAAGTGGTGTGCATGCTACACCCCAGGGACAGCTCTTCCTGGTGGACTGTGGAAATGCCCGTGTACAGGTGACTGATCAGTGTGGCAATGTTATTCAACAGGTGACATCCCCAAGTAAAGACTCTGGGGACTCATCAAAGCGCTGCCGCAATTACTTTGACGTGGCCGTTAACGCTAAAGGCCTCATTGCCCTGAGCTGCGCTGCCGAACGAGCCCTCCTCATCTTAAGTCGTCACGGGCGACTCCTTCAAACCTTTGGAGGGGGACCTTATATTGCAGGAGTGCCGCGGGATGAGCTGGAAGCACCCAGAGGAGTGACGGTGACACAAAAAGATGAGTTCTTAGTTGCAGATATTCGTAAGGGCACCCTGACTGCTATGAAGCTTGAGCCCAAAACTGGCTCGAGGCTTGAGCGGACAGTAGTAACTGGATTTCACAGACCTTACCTAGTAACAGCTTGTCTGCATTCTGGTCTTGTGGCAGTGTCTGAACGGGGAAGTGACACCGGTAGAGAGCCCTGTGTGAAGGTCCTGGGACCAGGCTGGAACACCCTACGTATCCTGGGAATTTGTTCTGGCATGGGGCCTGTTCTTACTAGCCCCTGGGGTCTATGCATCGACAAGGATGGAGCCGTGCTGGTTGCAGATTGGGCAGAGCAACACAGAGTGGTGCTGTACATGCCTGAAGGGACAGGCCGTGTGATAGTTACCGAGGGACTAAGCAGCCCTCGGGGGCTTGCCCTGCTACCCAATGGATTATTAGTGGTGTCAGACAGCATGCACCATTGCATCAAGGTCTACAAGTACAAATAA